Below is a window of Pseudomonas monteilii DNA.
CCGGCCCCTGGCCGTAGAACGTCTCGGAGTGAGCCGGGTTGAGCGGCGCGTCGGCGGCCAGGCGTTCGGGCAGGTCCGGGTTGGCGATGAAGGGTACGCCGAACGCCACTGCATCGGCGCGACCCTCGGCCAGCGCCGCCGTGGCACTGGCCTTGTCGAAGCCTTCGTTGGCGATGTAAGTGCCGCCGAAGGCGTGCTTGAGCTGCGGCCCCAGGCTGTCGTCAGCCACGTGTTCACGGGCGCACAGGAAGGCCAGGCCACGTTTGCCCAGCTCGCGGGCGACGTAGGTGAAGGTCTCGGCCCGGTTGGCGTCGCCCATGTCATGGGCGTCGGCACGGGGTGCCAGGTGCATGCCGACCCGCTGCGCGCCCCATACGCCGATCACCGCATCGGTGACCTCCAGCATCAACCGCGCACGGTTTTCCAGGCTGCCGCCGTAGCGGTCGTCGCGCTGGTTGGTGCTGCTCTGCAGGAACTGATCGAGCAGGTACCCGTTGGCACCGTGGATTTCCACGCCATCGAAACCGGCCGCCTTGGCATGCTCGGCGCCGACCCGGAAGGCCTCGACGATCTCGGCGATCTCCTCGGTCGCCAGGGCGCGGGGCGTCGGGTAGTCGGTGATCGGACGTACCAGGCTGACATGACCTTCGGGTTTGACGGCGCTGGGCGCGACCGGTGCCTGGCCGTCGAGGTAGCGCGGGTGCGAGATGCGACCCACGTGCCAGAGTTGCAGGAAGATCCGTCCGCCGGCGGCATGCACTGCCTCGGTCACCTGGCGCCAGCCCTGGACCTGTGCCTGACTCCAGATGCCCGGCGTGTCCGGATAGCCGACGCCCATCGGCGTCACCGAGGTCGCTTCGCTGAGGATCAGCCCGGCGCTGGCGCGCTGCGTGTAGTACTCGGCCATCAGGGCGTTCGGCACACGGCCTTCGCTGGCGCGGCAGCGGGTCAGGGGTGCCATGATGATACGGTTGGGCAGGGGCAGGTCGCCCAGGGTGATCGGATCGAACAGCGTCGTCATCGGTTGACCTCGGGTCAGGGCGCGCCAGGGCGCAGGTCCTGCATTCGAGACGGTGCGCAGGCGAGGGTTCAGTGCAGCGCATCACGGCAGGCGCGTCGTCGGTGCTAGACTCGCACGGATGAACTACCTGGCACATTTGCATCTGGGCGGCGACCAGCCGTCGCAGCTCCTGGGCAGCCTGTACGGCGACTTCGTCAAAGGCCCGCTGGAGGGCCGCTTCGCGCCTGCGCTCGAGGCGGCCATACGCCTGCATCGGCGCATCGACAGCCATACCGACAGCCATCCCCAGGTGCTGGCGGCACTGGCGCGCTTTCCCACGACGCGCCGTCGCTATGCCGGCATCGTCCTGGACGTGTTTTTCGACCATTGCCTGGCGCGGGAATGGTCCACCTATGCCCAGCCCCCACTCGCGGCGTTCACCGGCCGGTTCTATCGCATCCTGCTGGCGCAGCCGGACCTGCCTGGACGGTTGGCGCAGATCGCCCCGTCCATGGCGGCGGACGATTGGCTGGGCGCATATGCCGAGTTCGACACGCTCGCGTTGGTGTTTCGCGGTATCGGGCGGCGTCTGTCGCGGCCAGAGGCCCTGGCGGGCGTGATGGATGAGCTGGAGCCGCTGTACGAAGTTCTGCTCGACGATTTCCGGGCGTTCTATCCGCAGTTGCAACGGTTCGCACAGGAGGAGCAGGTGCGAATCGTGCAGGAGATCGACGCCAGAACGGCGCGTGAAGGGCGCGCGTTCATGGAGTGAAGTGTTTTGAGTGTACGGACCTTGCGGGCCCTTCGAGGACGGGCTTGCCCATGATGCAGGCGGTGTCGGATCGGACGCCATCGCGGGCAAGCCCGCTCCCACAAGCTGCTTGCGCAGCTATGCCTATACCTACAATCGGCTCGCGCAGCCATGCCTATACCGACAGGCTGCCGAGATCTGGGTGGGAGCTGGCTTGCCAGCGATAGGGCCCTGTCAGGCGCCGCCTGCATTGCAGGCAAGCCCCCCAAAAAAGCTTGTGATAGCCGGCCTCAATGCGATGTGATGAGCCGTAAGCAGACCTTGCCGAGGCCGCAGAAACCTCTTCAAGGCACCGTCAAAGCGGATCCGCGCGCAGCCTGGGCCTGTTCATCCTCACTCGGCCTGCGCAAGGCCGCTTTGATCGCCTGCTGCGCTTCGCGTGCCAATGCCGTGCGCTCCCGCCCCAGACTCACCAGCGGTTCCAGCACGTGAACCTGCACCGTCCCTGGCGGATGGGCCAGCAACCTCAGCACGTGCGACAGCAGGTCGTCGTCGCCCGTGAAGGGCGCCAGCGTATCGCGCCTTCCGTCACGCACGTAGGCGATGGCCACCGGCTGCACCGGCAAGCCCGCCTCGATCGCTCCACCCAGCAGGCGCCCATGGAACGTACGCAGCGCCTGGCCGTCGCTGGTCGTGCCTTCAGGAAAGACCAGCACCGGGCATCCCCCTTGCAAGCGGCTCGCGATCCGCTGGCGCAGGCGCGTCCCCTCATGACCCCCGCGGCGGATGAACAGCGTCCCGGCCCGGTGCGCCAGCCAGCCGGCCAACGGCCAGTGGCGGACTTCCTGTTTGGACAGGAACGACAGCGGGACGAGCGTGCCAAGCACGGGGATATCGGTCCATGACACGTGGTTGCTGACCCAGAGCATGGGCCGCGTCGGCAGTCGGCCGCTGACCTGGACCTGAAACGGCAATGCCGCCATCAGCCGCCCCATGAACAGGCGCGTCCAGCGCTGCCGCCGTCGCAGCGAGACCCGCAGGCCCAGCCGTTCGCCCACCACCACGGCGCAGGCCAGCGCCACGCCCAGGCCCAGTGCCGGAAGCAGTCGACAGGCGCGCAATGCCACTCGCCAGCGCCACATCAGACCGCGGCCTTGAAATGGCGTGCATAGCGTGGACACAGCTGATCCCGCTTGAGCAGGATGAACACGTCGGCCACCTGGAAGTCCTCGTCCCAGCAGGGCTCCCCGCACACCTTGGCGCCCAGGCGCAGGTAGGCCTTGAGCAAGGGCGGCAGTTCGGCGATGACGTTGGCTGGCACCTCGCTCATCGGCAGCGGCGTGCGCGGCTCGGCACGCAGGTGCTCATGGCACAGGTGGCGCTCGCGCAGGCGCTGCATGATCGCCTGGGCCTGCACGCCGCCGTCCTGCAGAGAGATGCTGGCGCAGCCCATCAGGTAGCGGTAGCCACCCTCGTTGAGCACCTCGGCCAGTTCGGCCCAGAGCAGGGCGATGGTGCCGCCGGTGCGGTAGGCCGGATCCACGCACGTGCGGCCCAGTTCGAGAATCGGCCCTTGCAGGTGCTCCAGCCCTTGCAGGCAGAACTCCTGCTCGCTGTAGAAGCGTCCAAGCCGGCAGGCCGCGCGGTGGTCCAGCAGGCGGGTGGTGGCGACCAGCCGGCCGCTGGCGGTGTCGCGCACACCCAGGTGCTGGCAGTGGACGTCGTAGGCATCCTGATCCAGCCCAGGCTCCGCGCCCTTGAAGGTTGCCTTGAAGTCGCGACTGAACACCTCGAAGCGCAGTGCCTGGGCCTCGCGCAAGGCGGCCCCGCCAGTCAGGCGCTCGGCCCGCAGGCGTGGCAGGGGAGGGTTACCAATCGAGCGAGCGGTCCGGGTCATGGGCGTCTCCGTGAGCCTGTCAGAAGGGGCCGCGTAGTCGAACCAGGCGGCACCGCCAGACTAGAAAGCCCGGGTGTCAGGCCCGTGACGCCCGGGTGATGCTTGCGTGACAAGGGGACAGGCTGCTTCGGCGTGCGGCGGCCCACGATGAGGCGCCGTGGATGCTTGCCGGGAACCCGACGGCTCGTTAATGTTCACAGCCTCTTTCCGAAGGGTTTCCCATGCTCAAGCTGTCACGTGTCCTGCTTGCCCTGTTGTGTGCCTCGAGCGTGCCGGCCCAGGCCGACTGGCACCTGGACGGCGAGTCGTCGCGGCTGTCGTTCATCGCCAGCCAGAATGGCGACACCTCATGGGTGCATCGCTTCCTGGTGCTGCACGGCAAGGTCGACGACGCCGGTGCCGCCCAGCTGCGTATCGAGGCCGACTCGGTGTTCAGCGGGGTGCCCCTGCGCGATGAGCGTATCCGTGACCACCTGCTGGAGGCCAAGCAGCACCCCGACGTCACGGTGCAAGCGAAGATCGACCTGCAGCCCATCCAGGACTTGGCCAACGGTGCCCAGGTCGAGCTGCGTCTGCCGCTGACCGTCACCGTGCGCGGGCGTCAGCACCGTTACGAGGCGCCTCTGTTGGCCACCCGTCTGGACCAGCGACGCTTTCAGGTGGTAACCCTTGAGCCTGTGTTGCTGCATGCCGAGGACTTCGGCCTGGTGCCTGGGCTGGACGCCCTGCGCAAGCTGGCCGACATCCGCTCCATCAGCCCGTCGGTACCGGTCAACGCGGTACTGATCTTCAACGCCCGCTGACATGGCCGGGCCGGTCTTCCCCTGGCGTGACGGCAACCAGTTCGAGCTGCTGGTCGATGGGCCGACGTTCTTTCCGGAGATGATCCTGGCGATCGTGCGCGCCGAGTACCAGGTCGACCTGGAACTGTACCTGGTCGAGGCGGGTGCCTGCGCCGAGGCCATGGTCGATGCCTTGGAGACGGCCGCCCGACGTGGCGTGCGCGTGCGTTGCCTGTTCGATGGGTACGGGTCGCTGGCGTTCTCCCCGAGCCTGCGCCAGCGCCTGCGCAAGGCCGGCGTCGAGCTGCGCCTGTACAACCCGTTGAACTGGCGCCGTGGCGTGCGCAACCTGTATCGCGACCACCGCAAGCTGTTGCTGGTCGACCAGCGCTGGGCCGTCGTGGGCGGCACCGGGGTCACCGACGAGTTCTGGCGGCCGAGCGAGCCGACCAGCGACTGGCATGAAGTCATGGTGCGTCTGGAAGGCCCCGTGGTCAGCGACTGGCAGGTGCTGTTCGACCGTCAGTGGCATGCCAACGAAGGCCGCACCGCCTGGCGGCCTCCGGAAGGGTTCGAGGGCCTGGCGCGTCTGCCCCGGCAGCCCGCCGAGGGGCAGGGGTTGGGTCGCGTGGCCTACGCCGATGCCCGCCAGCACCGCGACATCCTGCGCGCGTTGGTGCGGGCGCTGAGTACCGGCGAGCGGCGTATCTGGCTGGCCACGCCGTATTTCCTGCCCACCTGGAGCGTGCGTCGCTCGCTGCGCCGCGCCGCTCAACGTGGCGTCGATGTACGCCTGCTGCTGACCGGCCCGCGCACCGACCACCCAGCCGTACGCTATGCCGGCCATCGCTACTACCCTCGGCTGCTGCGCGCCGGGGTGAAGATCTTCGAGTATCAGCCGTGCTTCCTGCACCTGAAGATGGTGCTGGTGGATCAGTGGGTCAGCGTCGGCTCCTGCAACTTCGACCACTGGAACCTGCGCTTCAACCTCGAGGCCAACATCGAAAGCTTGGACCCGGTGCTGACCGGCCAGGTGGTGGCCAGCTTCGAGCGGGACTTCGCCCAGAGCCAGGAGGTCGACCTGGCCAGCTGGCGCGCGCGCCCCCTATGGCGACGAGCCAAGCAGCGGCTGTGGGGGTGGCTCGACCGGCTGGTGGCCAACCTGTTCGACCGTCGCAGCTAGGCGCGATCAGGCCACCTGCTCGAGCCAGTCGTTGAGGTTGAAGTACGTGCTCACCCGGGCGATCTTGCCGAAATGGACGTAGAAGAAGGCGCCGGCCGGCAGCACGTAGGTTTGGCCATGGGCGGCGGGCAGGCCGTCGTCACTGGCCAGGTACTCGCCATGGACGACGAATTCGGCGGCGGCGCGGTCGCCTTCGACGTTCTGCATCACCACCAGGTCGGTCAGGCGCTCGCGGTAGCAGCGGTTCCTCGTGTCCACGAAAGCGGCGAACGCCCGCTTGCCCATCTGCCGCTCGCCCTGGTTGATGTCGTGCACGACGTCCTCGCTGAGCACGGCGAGAAGCCCTGCGCTGTCACCGGCGTTGAGGGCGGTGTAGTAAGCCTGGACGAGTTCCGTAGCGGTCATGGCAAAGTTCCTGTCGTGTACGGGAAAGGGAAGGGCGAGGGGTGGATGATAGGGTCTCCCTTCGAGCCCGGCTTAGCCGAGTGCGCCATTCACATCGGAAAACGACTACTTCCCATGGAAATCCGCCTGCTGCATGGCGCCGCGACCGCGCCCTACATCGATGACCTCGCTCGCCTGCGCCTGACGGTACTGCGCGAGTTTCCCTACCTCTATGAGGGGACTGCGGCGCACGAGGCCGACTACCTGGCCCCCTATGCCCACTCCGACCGCAGCTTGCTGGTGCTGGCGCTCGATGAGGGACGCGTGGTGGGCGCCTCCACCGGTCTGCCGCTGGCCGACCAGGCCGAGGCGTTCCAGCAACCCTTCCTCGAACAGGGGCGTGACCCGGCTGCGGTCTATTACTTCGGGGGGGCACTGGTGCTGCCCGACTACCGCAACCAAGGCCTGGGCGTGCGCTTCTTCATCGAGCGCGAGTCCTATGCCCACAAACTGGGCGGGTTCGAATGCTGCGCCTTCTACGCGGTCGAGCGTCCGGCCGGGCATCCGTTGCGGCCGGTCGACTACAAGCCGCTACAGGGCTTCTGGCGCAACCGGGGCTTTCTTCACGAGCCGTCGCTGCGTACTCGCCATGCCTGGCGCGACCTCGATGAGGCGGATGCCTCGGACAAGATCATGTCGTTCTGGCTCAAGGCGCTGCCGGCCTGATTCGGCCAAGACATGTCTTCACGCTACTGAATCGTTGCTGAGCAGAGCAGGCATGCTGTTCGTCGGTGAATGCAAGGTCGGCGGCCGGTACCACCCGTAGCGTGACTTCAATGTGTTGGCGACCATTGTCATAGACGCGGTCACTGCGGGATATGAGAAACAGACCGGCTTCATCCAGTCCATGTGTGGCAAGTAGAAAGTATCGAAGCATGTGGCATACGTGCCGCTTCCTCTGTATTGACGAGGAAAGCGTACAGGCCGATCAAAAGGGCTCGATATGCAAGTACGTCTAGGTACAAGACGCTGGCCGTGAAGGCAAACGCTGTTTGAAACGCCGCGCAATATGATTCGTCACCGGCAAGTTCGCTAGATCCTGACGTGCAGGAAATTCAAAGCACGCGGGCGCAAGCAGTCTCCAATCAAACGAACGCCCGGCATTTGCCGGGCGCCGTAGGAACCTGTGCAACCGCTTATTTGACTTCGACCGCCAGACTTTGCGCGATCTTGCCCTGCCACAGCGCAGGCCCGGTGATGTGCACCGACTCCCCGTTGCTGTCGACCGCCACGGTCACCGGCATGTCCTTGACCTCGAACTCGTAGATCGCTTCCATGCCCAGTTCGGCGAAGGCCAGCACTTTGGACTTGCGAATGGCCTGGGCCACCAGGTAGGCGGCGCCGCCGACGGCCATCAGGTACACGGCCTTGTTGTCCTTGATCGCCTCGATGGCGGTCGGGCCACGCTCGGACTTGCCGATCATGCCCAGAAGACCGGTCTGCTCGAGGATCTGGCGGGTGAACTTGTCCATCCGCGTGGCGGTGGTCGGGCCGGCTGGGCCGACCACTTCGTCACCGACCGGGTCGACGGGGCCGACGTAGTAGATGAAGCGGCCTTTCAGATCGACCGGCAGCGTTTCGCCACGGTTGAGCATCTCCACCATGCGCTTGTGCGCGGCATCGCGGCCGGTGAGCATCTTGCCGTTGAGCAGGATGGTCTCGCCCGGTTTCCAGCTGGCGACTTCTTCCGGGGTGATCGCATCGAGGTCGACGCGGCGGGCGCTGGGGCCGGCTTCCCAGACGATCTCCGGGTAGGCGTCGAGCGAGGGTGCTTCCAGCTCGGCCGGGCCGGAACCGTCGAGCACGAAGTGCGCATGGCGGGTGGCGGCGCAGTTGGGGATCATGCACACCGGCAGGGAGGCGGCGTGGGTCGGGTAGTCCATGATCTTGACATCGAGCACGGTGGTCAGGCCGCCCAGGCCCTGGGCGCCGATGCCCAGCTGGTTGACCTTCTCGAACAGCTCCAGACGGATCTCTTCGAGGCGGTTCTGCGGGCCGCGGGCCTTGAGCTCATGGATGTCGATGGACTCCATCAGCACTTCCTTGGCCATCACCGCGGCTTTCTCGGCGGTGCCGCCGATGCCGATGCCGAGCATGCCCGGCGGGCACCAGCCGGCGCCCATGGTCGGTACGGTCTTGAGCACCCAGTCGACGATCGAGTCGGACGGGTTGAGCATGGCCATCTTCGACTTGTTCTCGGAGCCGCCGCCCTTGGCCGCGACGTCCACTTCGACCTTGTCACCCGGAACGATGGAGTAGTGGATGACGGCCGGGGTGTTGTCCTTGGTGTTCTTGCGAGCACCGGCCGGGTCGGCCAGGATCGAGGCGCGCAGGACGTTTTCCGGCAGGTTGTAGGCGCGGCGCACGCCTTCGTTGATCATATCGTCGACGCTCAGGGTCGCGCCGTCCCAGCGCACGTCCATGCCCACGCGCACGAAGACCGTGACGATGCCGGTGTCCTGGCAGATCGGACGGTGGCCGGTGGCGCACATGCGCGAGTTGATCAGGATCTGGGCGATGGAGTCGCGCGCGGCGGGCGACTCTTCACGCAGGTAGGCCTCGTGCATCGCCTGGATGAAATCGACGGGGTGGTAGTACGAGATGAATTGCAGGGCGTCGGCGACGCTCTGAATCAGGTCGTCTTGCTTGATCACGGTCATGCAGCGCGCTCCTCTGGATCCGGGAACATTCGTGGAGGCCTCGCGCTGGCGCGGGGCCACGACGCAAAACCTGGCAAGGCGCGCCGGCAGGTCAGGCCGACGCGAAAAAAGGCGCGGCAGTATAGCGCGCATCCCGGGTCGGTACACCTGCAGGTGGTCTGGACCAAGGTCGATTGCCAAGGGGCGGGGTTTCTGCGTCGCCGGCTGGCCGTGGCGCGCGCGAGCGCCTAGAGTGGCGGTTTGCCTGGATGAGGCCCGTGTCATGCCCCAATTGAGTGTCGGTGAGCGCTGCTGGCAGGTGCCGCTGGGCAGCAACCTGCTCGATGCCTTGAACGAGGCAGGTTTGAACGTCCCCTACGGTTGCCGGGCAGGCGCCTGCCAGACGTGCCGCGTCCTGTGCACCCAAGGGCAGCCGTTCGAGGCGCGGCCCGATACGCTGGATCCGGCGCAACGTGCCGAAGGCTGGCGGCTGGCCTGCCAGTGCACGGTGATGGAAGACCTGCGCCTCGTGCTCGACACCGGCCCCGAACGCCAGGCCACCGAGGTGATCGACGTGACCTGGCCGGCCGCCCACCGCGCCCGGTTGCGCCTGATGCCCCACGGGCCGCAGCGTCGTCAGGCCGGTCACGACCTGGAGCTGGCCGTGGGGCCACACCGGATGCCGGCGCTGCTGACCCATGTGGACGACGCGCGCTGGCTGGAGGTGTACGTGGAGGCCCAGGGCACCGACGAAGTCATCGAAGCGCTGCGTGGTCTGGCGCCTGGCGTCCAGGTGCACCTGAGCGCGCGGCGGGCCCGCACCCTGCATTACGACACCCAGTGGCAGGCACAGCCATTGTGGTTGCTGGGGCAGGGCGCCGGAATCGGGCCGCTGCTGGGCCTGGCCCATGAGGCGCGAGCGCAGGGGCATGAGGGCGATGTCTGGCTGGTGCAGGTCACGGACGCAGGGGAGCGATCCTGCCTGGAGGCGCCGCTGCAGCACCTGGCCGAAATCTGGCCGTGCTTGCGGGTCGAAACGCTGACGCGTGAAGGGGTGGAAGCGCGCTTGGCGAGTACGCGCGGGCTCGACCGAGGAACGGTGGCCCTGGTCTGTGGCGATGCGGGGCATGTCGAAGGGTGTGCCCGGCGCCTGTTCATGGCGGGGCTGCCCAGAAAGCAGGTGCTGACCGAGGTGCTGGAGGCACCTCGGTAGCGCGGTTCGCAGGCCGGACGGCACCTGCGAACCGATCAGGCTCAGACCAGCGGGTCGCCCACGTGCAGGATCTTCATGCCGTTGGTGCCACCGATGGTGTGGTAGCTGTCACCCTTGGTCAGGATCACCCAGTCACCTTGTTGCACCAGGCCACGCTGCAGCAGCTCGTCCACGGCCGCCTGGCTCACCTTGTCCGGCGCCAGGGCGGCAGGATCGAAGGCGATCGGGTAGACGTTGCGGAACATCGCGCTGCGCGCCTGGGTGGCGCGGTGCGGCGACATGGCATACACCGGCACGTGCGAGCGCAGGCGCGACATGATCAGCGGGGTGTAGCCGCTCTCGGTCAGCGCGATGATCGCCTTGACGCCGGGGAAGTGGTTGGCCGTGTAGATGGCCGCCAGGGCGATGCTTTCGTCACAGCGCTCGAAGGTGGTGTGCAGGCGATGGCTGGACTTCTGGCTGGTCGGGTGCTTCTCGGCGCCCAGGCAGATGCGCGCCATGGCCTGGACCGCTTCGATCGGGTAGGCACCGGCGGCACTTTCGGCCGACAGCATCACCGCATCGGTGTTGTCCAGCACGGCGTTGGCCACGTCGGACACTTCGGCGCGGGTCGGCATCGGGTTCTGGATCATCGACTCCATCATCTGGGTCGCGACGATCACCGCCTTGTTGTTGCGGCGGGCGTGCTGGATGATCTTCTTCTGGATGGCGATCAGCTCGGCATCGCCGATTTCCACACCCAGGTCGCCACGGGCGACCATCACGGCGTCGGAAGCCGCGATCAGGCCGTCGAGGGTCTCGTCGTCGGCCACGGCCTCGGCGCGCTCGATCTTGGCCACCAGCCAGGCGCTGCCACCGGCTTCGTCACGCAGCTGACGGGCGTACTGCATGTCCTTGGCGTCACGCGGGAAGGAGACCGCCAGGTAGTCCAGGTCCATTTCCGCCGCGAGCTTGATGTCGGCCTTGTCCTTTTCGGTCAGGGCCGGCGCGGTCAGGCCGCCACCGCGACGGTTGATGCCTTTGTGGTCCGACAGCGGGCCGCC
It encodes the following:
- a CDS encoding fumarate hydratase (catalyzes the formation of fumarate from malate), with the protein product MTVIKQDDLIQSVADALQFISYYHPVDFIQAMHEAYLREESPAARDSIAQILINSRMCATGHRPICQDTGIVTVFVRVGMDVRWDGATLSVDDMINEGVRRAYNLPENVLRASILADPAGARKNTKDNTPAVIHYSIVPGDKVEVDVAAKGGGSENKSKMAMLNPSDSIVDWVLKTVPTMGAGWCPPGMLGIGIGGTAEKAAVMAKEVLMESIDIHELKARGPQNRLEEIRLELFEKVNQLGIGAQGLGGLTTVLDVKIMDYPTHAASLPVCMIPNCAATRHAHFVLDGSGPAELEAPSLDAYPEIVWEAGPSARRVDLDAITPEEVASWKPGETILLNGKMLTGRDAAHKRMVEMLNRGETLPVDLKGRFIYYVGPVDPVGDEVVGPAGPTTATRMDKFTRQILEQTGLLGMIGKSERGPTAIEAIKDNKAVYLMAVGGAAYLVAQAIRKSKVLAFAELGMEAIYEFEVKDMPVTVAVDSNGESVHITGPALWQGKIAQSLAVEVK
- a CDS encoding hemolysin encodes the protein MTRTARSIGNPPLPRLRAERLTGGAALREAQALRFEVFSRDFKATFKGAEPGLDQDAYDVHCQHLGVRDTASGRLVATTRLLDHRAACRLGRFYSEQEFCLQGLEHLQGPILELGRTCVDPAYRTGGTIALLWAELAEVLNEGGYRYLMGCASISLQDGGVQAQAIMQRLRERHLCHEHLRAEPRTPLPMSEVPANVIAELPPLLKAYLRLGAKVCGEPCWDEDFQVADVFILLKRDQLCPRYARHFKAAV
- a CDS encoding isopropylmalate/homocitrate/citramalate synthase, producing MTATELVQAYYTALNAGDSAGLLAVLSEDVVHDINQGERQMGKRAFAAFVDTRNRCYRERLTDLVVMQNVEGDRAAAEFVVHGEYLASDDGLPAAHGQTYVLPAGAFFYVHFGKIARVSTYFNLNDWLEQVA
- a CDS encoding cardiolipin synthase B, which codes for MAGPVFPWRDGNQFELLVDGPTFFPEMILAIVRAEYQVDLELYLVEAGACAEAMVDALETAARRGVRVRCLFDGYGSLAFSPSLRQRLRKAGVELRLYNPLNWRRGVRNLYRDHRKLLLVDQRWAVVGGTGVTDEFWRPSEPTSDWHEVMVRLEGPVVSDWQVLFDRQWHANEGRTAWRPPEGFEGLARLPRQPAEGQGLGRVAYADARQHRDILRALVRALSTGERRIWLATPYFLPTWSVRRSLRRAAQRGVDVRLLLTGPRTDHPAVRYAGHRYYPRLLRAGVKIFEYQPCFLHLKMVLVDQWVSVGSCNFDHWNLRFNLEANIESLDPVLTGQVVASFERDFAQSQEVDLASWRARPLWRRAKQRLWGWLDRLVANLFDRRS
- a CDS encoding GNAT family acetyltransferase, producing the protein MEIRLLHGAATAPYIDDLARLRLTVLREFPYLYEGTAAHEADYLAPYAHSDRSLLVLALDEGRVVGASTGLPLADQAEAFQQPFLEQGRDPAAVYYFGGALVLPDYRNQGLGVRFFIERESYAHKLGGFECCAFYAVERPAGHPLRPVDYKPLQGFWRNRGFLHEPSLRTRHAWRDLDEADASDKIMSFWLKALPA
- a CDS encoding pyruvate kinase (catalyzes the formation of phosphoenolpyruvate from pyruvate) codes for the protein MTIRRTKIVATLGPASNSPDVIEQLILSGLDVARLNFSHGTPDEHKARARLIREIAAKLGRHVALLGDLQGPKIRIAKFANKRIELKVGDRFTFSTAHSLTEGTQEVVGIDYPDLVKDCGVGDELLLDDGRVVMRVETATADALHCVVLIGGPLSDHKGINRRGGGLTAPALTEKDKADIKLAAEMDLDYLAVSFPRDAKDMQYARQLRDEAGGSAWLVAKIERAEAVADDETLDGLIAASDAVMVARGDLGVEIGDAELIAIQKKIIQHARRNNKAVIVATQMMESMIQNPMPTRAEVSDVANAVLDNTDAVMLSAESAAGAYPIEAVQAMARICLGAEKHPTSQKSSHRLHTTFERCDESIALAAIYTANHFPGVKAIIALTESGYTPLIMSRLRSHVPVYAMSPHRATQARSAMFRNVYPIAFDPAALAPDKVSQAAVDELLQRGLVQQGDWVILTKGDSYHTIGGTNGMKILHVGDPLV
- a CDS encoding glycerol acyltransferase, which encodes MWRWRVALRACRLLPALGLGVALACAVVVGERLGLRVSLRRRQRWTRLFMGRLMAALPFQVQVSGRLPTRPMLWVSNHVSWTDIPVLGTLVPLSFLSKQEVRHWPLAGWLAHRAGTLFIRRGGHEGTRLRQRIASRLQGGCPVLVFPEGTTSDGQALRTFHGRLLGGAIEAGLPVQPVAIAYVRDGRRDTLAPFTGDDDLLSHVLRLLAHPPGTVQVHVLEPLVSLGRERTALAREAQQAIKAALRRPSEDEQAQAARGSALTVP
- a CDS encoding alkene reductase; translation: MTTLFDPITLGDLPLPNRIIMAPLTRCRASEGRVPNALMAEYYTQRASAGLILSEATSVTPMGVGYPDTPGIWSQAQVQGWRQVTEAVHAAGGRIFLQLWHVGRISHPRYLDGQAPVAPSAVKPEGHVSLVRPITDYPTPRALATEEIAEIVEAFRVGAEHAKAAGFDGVEIHGANGYLLDQFLQSSTNQRDDRYGGSLENRARLMLEVTDAVIGVWGAQRVGMHLAPRADAHDMGDANRAETFTYVARELGKRGLAFLCAREHVADDSLGPQLKHAFGGTYIANEGFDKASATAALAEGRADAVAFGVPFIANPDLPERLAADAPLNPAHSETFYGQGPVGYTDYPRR
- a CDS encoding ACP phosphodiesterase, with the protein product MNYLAHLHLGGDQPSQLLGSLYGDFVKGPLEGRFAPALEAAIRLHRRIDSHTDSHPQVLAALARFPTTRRRYAGIVLDVFFDHCLAREWSTYAQPPLAAFTGRFYRILLAQPDLPGRLAQIAPSMAADDWLGAYAEFDTLALVFRGIGRRLSRPEALAGVMDELEPLYEVLLDDFRAFYPQLQRFAQEEQVRIVQEIDARTAREGRAFME